A portion of the Edaphobacter bradus genome contains these proteins:
- a CDS encoding DUF3011 domain-containing protein, producing the protein MTSPSRLLLLTILCFTLDSSRASAGQTITCSSDNGGRNYCNSYGANPQNIALSRQLNGTACVRGQTWGVDQRGLWVDRGCRAEFRLR; encoded by the coding sequence ATGACATCCCCATCGAGACTCCTCCTGCTCACAATTCTCTGTTTCACCCTCGACTCGTCACGCGCCTCCGCCGGCCAAACCATCACCTGCTCCTCAGACAACGGCGGCCGCAACTACTGCAACAGCTACGGAGCGAACCCGCAGAACATCGCCCTCAGCCGCCAGCTCAACGGCACCGCCTGCGTCCGGGGCCAGACCTGGGGCGTTGACCAGCGCGGCCTCTGGGTCGACCGTGGCTGCCGGGCCGAGTTCCGCTTGAGATGA
- a CDS encoding GNAT family N-acetyltransferase, giving the protein MLQTEKSAAVAGLRPATTEDAGQLVTFINRAFAPDNYFKRTERTDPSQVAEYLRKGVFFLLEDAGELYGLVYTELRENGRGYIGMIATDPDRQRGGIGTRLLQIGEEFCRDHGSRVIEISVINLRPDLVAWYQPKGYRVVGEAPYVRPEILILPCHFILMEKDLAPTPTADADNSN; this is encoded by the coding sequence TTGCTCCAAACAGAGAAGTCGGCCGCCGTCGCTGGACTGCGGCCAGCCACGACAGAGGACGCCGGCCAGTTGGTGACTTTCATCAACCGCGCCTTCGCGCCCGACAACTACTTCAAGCGCACCGAGCGTACCGATCCCTCGCAGGTCGCAGAGTACCTCCGCAAGGGCGTCTTCTTCCTCCTCGAAGATGCTGGTGAGTTGTACGGTCTGGTCTACACCGAACTGCGCGAGAATGGCCGCGGTTATATCGGAATGATTGCGACCGACCCTGACCGTCAGCGCGGCGGAATCGGAACGCGGCTACTGCAGATTGGCGAAGAGTTCTGCCGCGACCACGGCTCTCGCGTCATAGAGATCTCCGTCATCAATCTCCGGCCAGACCTCGTCGCATGGTATCAGCCGAAGGGATATCGAGTCGTCGGCGAAGCTCCCTATGTCCGCCCCGAGATCCTTATTCTTCCCTGTCACTTCATCCTCATGGAAAAAGATCTGGCCCCGACTCCCACCGCCGACGCAGACAACTCGAACTAG
- a CDS encoding sensor histidine kinase: protein MNINRRRGAIAFFITLGAILVGLAVTLNVGWVVLNERTVALAVLGIILFSVLIAGVVLNTVFLVREVRRNERQDSFLNAVTHELKTPIASMRLYLETLQRRPLDDAQRQQFYKIMLADSDRLLATVEQVLKAGELGQRHRQQNRTLIDLEPLVADCIAVSLQRHHLPSDAIQLDPVPGAVRLRVLGITEDLRTAVLNLLDNAVKYSPEGVHVRCSLAITHYTWVTLRITDTGIGLPSNQFKRIFKRFYRAPGRAMLRIKGTGLGLFLVRNIARQHGGDATASSPGLNKGTTITLTLPLANPTTQTAAVATTTA, encoded by the coding sequence ATGAACATCAACCGCCGCCGCGGAGCCATCGCCTTCTTCATCACCCTGGGCGCCATCCTCGTCGGCCTCGCTGTCACCCTCAACGTCGGCTGGGTCGTGCTCAACGAGCGCACGGTCGCGCTCGCCGTGCTCGGCATCATCCTCTTCTCTGTTCTTATCGCCGGCGTTGTGCTCAACACCGTCTTCCTCGTCCGCGAGGTACGCCGCAACGAACGCCAGGACTCCTTCCTCAACGCCGTTACTCACGAGCTCAAGACTCCCATCGCGTCGATGAGGCTTTACCTTGAAACCCTGCAGCGCCGCCCCCTCGACGACGCCCAGCGCCAGCAGTTCTACAAGATCATGCTCGCGGACTCCGACCGTCTCCTCGCCACCGTCGAACAGGTCCTCAAGGCCGGCGAGCTTGGCCAGCGGCACCGCCAGCAGAACCGCACCCTCATCGACCTCGAACCCCTCGTCGCCGACTGCATTGCCGTCTCCCTCCAGCGTCACCACCTGCCTTCCGACGCTATCCAGCTCGACCCTGTCCCCGGAGCCGTCCGCCTCCGCGTCCTCGGCATTACCGAAGACCTCCGCACCGCCGTCCTCAACCTCCTCGACAACGCCGTCAAGTACTCCCCCGAGGGAGTCCATGTCCGCTGCTCGCTCGCCATCACCCACTACACATGGGTGACGCTCCGCATCACCGATACCGGCATCGGCCTGCCGTCCAACCAGTTCAAACGCATCTTCAAACGCTTTTACCGCGCCCCCGGCCGAGCCATGCTCAGGATCAAAGGCACCGGCCTCGGCCTCTTCCTAGTCCGCAACATCGCCCGCCAGCACGGCGGCGACGCCACCGCCTCAAGCCCGGGGCTCAACAAGGGCACGACGATCACACTCACGCTGCCTCTGGCCAACCCGACGACGCAAACCGCTGCCGTCGCGACCACAACCGCCTGA
- a CDS encoding acyl-CoA desaturase has product MSPSLISPEEVTSAPESAAQPSLSVAARTAKKVREDLRMGRQYQEGRINWITAIAMALFHVGAIAALFFFSWTNLAVAVVMYFFAINVGIGMCYHRLLTHRGYRTPRWVEYFLTICGTMALEGGPIFWVATHRVHHQNSDQEGDPHTPHDGTWWAHAGWILSGRSLHSETALLGRYAPDLTRDPVHVWLSKYHWLPLTIAGFLQLGLGAALASPGHRIVGALGMVLWGTFLRVSLGLHATWLVNSATHLWGKRRFETRDDSRNSWWVALLTGGEGWHNNHHAHPVSARHGLAWYEFDVNYYGIWLLSKLGLAEKVQIAKFDPANPKPAGH; this is encoded by the coding sequence ATGAGCCCCTCCCTTATCTCCCCCGAAGAAGTTACCTCCGCTCCAGAGAGCGCCGCGCAACCCTCCCTCTCAGTCGCCGCCCGAACCGCAAAGAAGGTCCGCGAAGACCTCCGCATGGGCCGCCAGTATCAGGAGGGCCGTATCAACTGGATCACAGCCATCGCCATGGCGCTCTTCCACGTCGGAGCGATCGCCGCTTTGTTCTTCTTCTCGTGGACGAACCTCGCCGTCGCGGTCGTCATGTACTTCTTCGCCATCAATGTCGGCATCGGCATGTGCTACCACCGCCTGCTTACGCACCGCGGCTATAGGACTCCCAGGTGGGTCGAGTACTTCCTCACCATCTGCGGAACGATGGCGCTTGAGGGCGGGCCCATCTTCTGGGTCGCCACCCACCGCGTTCATCACCAGAACTCTGACCAGGAAGGCGACCCCCACACCCCGCACGACGGAACCTGGTGGGCGCACGCCGGCTGGATTCTCTCCGGCCGCTCGCTCCACTCCGAGACCGCCCTCCTTGGCCGCTACGCCCCCGACCTCACCCGCGACCCCGTCCACGTCTGGCTCTCCAAGTACCACTGGCTGCCCCTCACCATCGCCGGCTTCCTGCAGCTTGGCCTGGGAGCCGCGCTTGCCTCGCCCGGCCATCGGATTGTCGGCGCTCTCGGCATGGTTCTCTGGGGAACCTTCCTACGCGTCTCCCTCGGCCTCCACGCCACCTGGCTCGTCAACTCGGCCACGCATCTCTGGGGCAAGCGCCGCTTCGAGACCCGCGACGACTCTCGCAATAGCTGGTGGGTCGCCCTCCTTACCGGCGGCGAAGGCTGGCACAACAACCACCATGCCCACCCCGTCAGCGCGCGCCATGGCCTCGCCTGGTACGAGTTCGACGTCAACTACTACGGAATCTGGCTACTCTCTAAGCTCGGCCTCGCCGAAAAGGTCCAGATCGCCAAGTTCGATCCGGCAAACCCCAAACCTGCCGGCCATTAA
- a CDS encoding response regulator transcription factor, which translates to MAETPLIVVVEDEDHLAQGLLFNLQAEGYRTHLESDGDAALAYLLGTTDPIAAIVLDCMLPGADGFTIVRALREAQRFTPVLMLTARSRPEDVLEGLESGADDYLPKPFDLSILLVRIKSLLRRTAWQRAQTSGTATPSEPTEPTAEYAFNHRTIRFDQLELIAPNRTTHLTVMEADLLRYLTDREGEIIPRKAILEEVWQLHEDTDTRAIDNFIVRLRRYIEDDPAHPQHLITVRGIGYRFVANP; encoded by the coding sequence ATGGCAGAGACGCCTCTCATCGTTGTTGTCGAAGACGAAGACCACCTCGCGCAGGGCCTTCTTTTCAACCTCCAGGCCGAGGGCTACCGCACTCACCTCGAATCCGACGGCGACGCCGCGCTGGCCTACCTTCTGGGAACAACAGACCCCATCGCCGCTATCGTCCTCGACTGCATGCTCCCCGGAGCCGACGGCTTCACCATCGTCCGCGCACTCCGCGAAGCGCAGCGCTTCACCCCGGTGCTCATGCTGACCGCGCGTTCGCGCCCCGAGGATGTCCTCGAAGGCCTCGAGTCCGGCGCCGATGACTATCTCCCCAAGCCATTCGACCTAAGCATTCTCCTTGTCCGCATCAAATCCCTGCTCCGCCGCACTGCCTGGCAGCGGGCGCAGACATCCGGCACAGCCACTCCATCGGAGCCCACCGAGCCAACTGCGGAGTACGCTTTCAACCACCGCACCATCCGCTTCGACCAACTCGAACTGATCGCTCCCAACCGCACAACGCATCTCACCGTAATGGAGGCCGACCTCCTCCGCTACCTCACCGACCGTGAGGGCGAAATCATTCCCCGAAAGGCCATCCTCGAAGAGGTCTGGCAGCTCCACGAAGACACCGACACCCGCGCCATCGACAACTTCATCGTCCGTCTGCGCCGCTACATCGAGGACGACCCCGCCCATCCCCAGCACCTCATCACCGTCCGCGGCATTGGCTACCGCTTCGTAGCCAACCCCTAA
- a CDS encoding NIPSNAP family protein, which yields MDRRALLQVMGAAAVVPFAGGAELVAQSVDKETVYELRVYHAAEGKLEPLLARFRGPERAIFERNGMHCVAFWTATDDPLKGHTLIYMLRHKSRAIADENWKHFRDDPEWVKLKAETEANGALVEKHESTFMSLTDFSAVL from the coding sequence ATGGATAGAAGAGCCTTACTGCAGGTGATGGGAGCGGCAGCAGTCGTGCCGTTTGCGGGCGGAGCTGAGCTTGTGGCTCAGAGCGTGGATAAGGAGACGGTGTATGAGCTGCGGGTGTATCACGCGGCCGAGGGCAAGCTCGAGCCACTGCTGGCGCGCTTCCGGGGGCCGGAGAGAGCGATCTTCGAACGGAATGGAATGCATTGCGTCGCGTTCTGGACTGCGACGGATGATCCGTTGAAGGGCCACACGTTGATCTACATGCTGCGACACAAGAGCAGAGCGATCGCAGACGAGAACTGGAAGCACTTCAGGGACGACCCGGAGTGGGTGAAGCTAAAGGCCGAGACAGAGGCCAATGGCGCGCTGGTCGAGAAGCACGAATCCACCTTCATGTCGCTGACGGATTTCTCGGCGGTTTTGTAG
- a CDS encoding carbohydrate kinase family protein, which translates to MTNASKVDLVGVGLNATDTVIPLSHYPALGSKVEYTSQSVLAGGQVASTVVACQLWGMRTRYVGKLGDDDAAKLHHDEFDRAGVEARIITVPGAPSPQSLILVDGNGERTVLGRHDERLTLLPSELHREWIVNARALHVDGFDTDAATLAARWARDAGVPVIADLDEIYPGVEDLLENIDYLIVSRDFPCRLMSEHDLEKAVTRMHNRFHCRLTAATLGPDGVLAFDGNRLYHTPAYRVPVVDTTGAGDIFHAGFIYGLLQDWSLDRQLDFACAAAALNCMSVGARGGIQTVEAIESLVATGSRYNPQYTPSRSVKRLGEPHPVDAIR; encoded by the coding sequence ATGACGAATGCGTCGAAGGTTGACCTCGTCGGCGTTGGACTGAATGCCACCGACACCGTTATCCCGCTCTCCCATTACCCCGCTCTCGGCTCCAAGGTTGAGTACACCTCCCAAAGTGTTCTGGCCGGCGGACAGGTAGCAAGCACCGTTGTCGCCTGTCAGCTCTGGGGGATGCGCACTCGCTACGTCGGAAAGCTTGGCGATGACGACGCGGCGAAGCTTCATCACGATGAGTTTGACCGCGCCGGAGTGGAGGCTCGGATCATCACGGTTCCCGGCGCCCCAAGCCCTCAATCTCTCATCCTTGTCGACGGAAACGGCGAGCGCACCGTCCTCGGCCGGCACGACGAGCGGCTTACCCTGCTGCCCTCTGAGCTCCATCGCGAATGGATCGTCAACGCGCGGGCGCTTCACGTGGATGGCTTCGATACCGATGCGGCCACGCTTGCGGCCCGCTGGGCGCGTGATGCAGGCGTGCCCGTCATCGCCGATCTCGACGAAATCTACCCCGGCGTCGAGGATCTCCTCGAAAACATCGACTACCTGATCGTGAGCCGTGACTTTCCCTGCCGGCTCATGTCTGAGCACGATCTTGAGAAGGCCGTCACCAGGATGCACAACCGCTTCCACTGCCGCCTCACGGCCGCGACCCTCGGCCCTGACGGCGTCCTCGCCTTTGACGGCAACCGGCTTTACCACACTCCTGCCTATCGCGTTCCTGTCGTCGATACCACCGGCGCTGGAGACATCTTCCACGCAGGGTTCATCTACGGTCTTCTCCAGGACTGGTCTCTCGACCGCCAACTCGACTTCGCCTGCGCCGCCGCCGCCCTCAACTGTATGTCCGTCGGGGCCCGCGGAGGCATTCAGACAGTCGAAGCGATTGAAAGCCTTGTGGCGACCGGCTCCCGGTACAACCCTCAGTACACACCCTCACGCAGCGTCAAGCGGCTTGGCGAACCGCACCCTG